The genomic window aactcccctaacataccctttaatggggaaaaatggtagaaacctcaggaagagcaactgaggagggatccctccaacaggacggacagacgtgcaatagatgcgtgtgtacagaacagatcaacataataaattaacagtaatctgagTTAGAAGAGTTAGAGAGCAATGCAGGTCAGACAGTAACAACAGTAGCTACGATAGCACTGATtttagtaataatgataatatagtATTTTGGTAGCATAGATAAGTAAATATTAGTATATACTTATAGAACTTttagtccttaaaaactcttaaaCTGTCTTGAATTAAGATTCAGtgggtcttaaatattttctgtcacattaCCGCAAAAATTTCTCCAACCTGACAGCCCCAGTGACTTCTTAAAATCACTGGAGAGATCGGAGAATTGCAGTAATAACTAGTGATGAgattatgttttctttcttaCATTAAACAGTTATCATTTTCCCTCACTGCCcattttgaactgacatcagtgtgtttacttggaAAGAGTACTTACACgtgtgtcacacacatacatgtttaTAATGTGTATTTCTATTGCaggtttggttttaaatttcatataagatggtattaaaaaggtctcATGAAGTCTTAGATTTAACTTGGTTATATTTGTAGACACCCTGCTACAGACATATGTAAAGTAtttgttttgtccaatcaaTAATCTAAAACCCAAAGACTGAACCCATGCATTTATTAGCGTGccattattttttgtctttaacttaTAATCTAATCAGCTCAGCTATATCTGATTTAAGTCAGAAATTTTCCACTTATAGACACCTTATTTAGGCAAAGGTCTTGTACGGCTGCTGTAAGAAAAGATCCAACATGTTAGGACTTCTCTTAATTTGTTCaatgaagaaaaacattttaagttcCCAAAATAAGACTAAAAAAACAATAGTTTATGTGCCAGCACTATTATTGGGGAGAAGAACTTTTTCAATTTCTAGCTCCACTGCATCTTCTCAGTTTATATCGCATCGTTTTTCTGACTCTATTCTGAACTTAAAATTGTTTTGATGATATTTTGTGACCTTCTCCTGTGTGAATTTTTCAGGAGGAGCGAACTATACGAGACCGCACGCTCTTAGAAGTTAGAGATTCAGACCACCGCATCCCCTGGAAAGTCCGTTTCAACTTGggcaacagcagcagacagattACTCAGTGCAGAAACTCCATCCAGGGCAAGACGCTGCTCACAGACGAACTTGGTGAGTACTCACCACCATACAAACAAAGATAACACGTCTTTTTGCCTTTCATCAACGTCTGTCTGTGTTAATGTTTTACAGGTTACGTCTGTGAGAGGAAAGACTTGCTGGTGAATGGCTGCTGTAACGTCAATGCTCCCAGCTCCAGACAGTACATTTGTAAAAGCTGCCTGGCCAACGGCTGCTGCAGCATCTACGAGTATTGCGTGTCTTGCTGCCTCCAGCCTGATAAGGTAATCTGTCACATCAAGGTTGCTCAGGGACTTGGGTTGTTACTGTCATGTAAAAAAGCTCAACTGCTCAAGTCACAACTTGCAAGGCTGCTGCACATATACATTTTAATGGATTATATGAAATACAAGAATTAAGATAGTCTATCGCTCAAAgttgcattttaaatacatCAGGAGCCATGAGGGGAATAAAGAACAGGTTGAGCAGATTGAAATctgtactgatgtgttttactCATGCTCACTTTCTTATCtgtgtactcttcttcagcaACCTCTCCTCGAGCGCTTCCTGAATCGTGCAGCTGAAGGTTTCCAGAATCTCTTCACTGCCGTGGAGGATCATTTCGAGCTGTGCCTGGCCAAGTGTAGGACCTCTTCACAAGTACGTTAGGAGATAAACATTCAACTCTGACACACCACAATGCTATCTTTCTAAATAATGATTTCTAGCGCAGTCATTTTGAAACTAAGCAGGATGAGTGAAAAGGGTGATCCCTGAGATACGCAACCTGTTGACAATGAGAATAATATTTTGCTCACATAATATTCATCAGTGTACTTGTTGGACACTGTCAGAGTTAGATAGAAGATATGCATTTTCATTAATGTTTCACTATGAATCACTGCAATTGTCTCCTCTGTGTTGAACGTCAGAAAGTGGCTACAGGGAGTTTTGGCTGTTCTCATTATGAGTATTATTATATTTGTTTATCATACAAGGATTCTCTAGAGATAAAAAGACACGCTCACCTTCATTCTGCCCTGGCTTTGACCTTTCTCCCCGCTATCAATTGCTTACAAAACTCAgaatttgaacatttttttaattgttagtTGCTtgaattaattattttctttatttttttcctctcacgcagAGTGTTCAACATGAAAACACGTACCGAAACCCTCAAGCAAAGTACTGCTACGGCGAGAGTCCTCCAGAGCTCCTTCCTGTATGAGCAAGTTTCATCGTAGGGTCTAGGAAGTACAGGAGCAGCAGCGCCCCTGTTAGTACACCCAAAGGTGCTTGAAGAAGAGACTCTCTGCAAATGAACTGCTGTCTTGGACAGTTTTGCGTTATGGTGACAAAGAGACGGACACATCCAAGACCAACCTCACAAAATGGACTTAATGCTGTATGtgatttgattattttacaCTTCATAAGTGCATAGAACGCTTCATACATTCATCCGTGATGATCATCAGGTCTACATTAGCAGGCAGCTCATCCATCATGATTCGCTTCGGACTGGttcatgtcattaaaaataggcttcatttttgaaaagaatttaacagctgtttcatgttttgttgaattattttttaaacagctAAGAATGTGTCATTACTTTTGTGTGTAGTGCATGCATACCAAACTGCTATTTAATAAAAGTGACTGTGAAATGAAACGAGTTACAGTTTGTGCTTTGTCTGAATCAGGGTGTGTagaggtccttaaaaagtcctAAGTTCAATGTTACAACAATAAGGCCTTAagagtcattaaatagtcttaactTTTAATT from Epinephelus moara isolate mb chromosome 8, YSFRI_EMoa_1.0, whole genome shotgun sequence includes these protein-coding regions:
- the spring1 gene encoding SREBP regulating gene protein, encoding MMVLRRLLRKRWVLGVVFGLSLIYFLTSTLKQEERTIRDRTLLEVRDSDHRIPWKVRFNLGNSSRQITQCRNSIQGKTLLTDELGYVCERKDLLVNGCCNVNAPSSRQYICKSCLANGCCSIYEYCVSCCLQPDKQPLLERFLNRAAEGFQNLFTAVEDHFELCLAKCRTSSQSVQHENTYRNPQAKYCYGESPPELLPV